Below is a genomic region from Deltaproteobacteria bacterium.
GAATTTATACTTGGTTTCAACGTTTTGTTCCCCAGTTACTAAGTATTTTGGAATGTGTGGAGGCATGGCAAGAGCAACTTCGTCTCCGTTAGTTAAAGGCAACCTATAATCAATAAAAATAAGATCTGGATGATTTTGGTTTGCGGCTTTTATTGCGGTATCAGCGCTGGTATAGGTTATGATGGCAATATCCTTTGCTGAGAATTCATCCGAAAAAATCTCGCAGAGATCAGGTTCATCATCAAGGTAAATAATATTAAACAGCATTGGTTAATCTTTCATATTTAACAAATTTAATTTCAAAACAAGTGTTCGGACAATCGGTCAAAATTCTGATAGTTGCCTTATGTTCGTCAAGGATACCTTTAGAAATCGAAAGACCCAGGCCAGTACCCTCTCCAACTTTTTTAGTCGTAAAAAAGGGTTCAAACAATCTGTCGCGAACTTCGCTTGGTATTCCAGATCCAGAATCAGAGACTTGCAGAATAACACAGTCTTGAGTTTCATCTATTTTAATGCGAACCCATCTTTCGCTTGCAGTTTTTACTGCATCAATGGAATTATTAATTAGATTTAAAAGAACTTGTTCAATTTCAATTTCATTGCAATAAATGAAAGCTTCTGAGTTAAAACTCAATGTAACTGGAGTATTATGCCGTTTGGATTTATTATCTGTTAAGATTAATGTTTCTTTTGCGATTGCACAGAGCGAAATTGGTGAAAAATCGGATTTGTCTCCCGATCTAGAAAATTTTCTAAGTCCGTTAACTATTCTTGAGATTCGATTGCATGCTTTTCTTATGGATTCAATTTTTGATTTTAATTTCTCGGGGTTATCTAAAAACTTAGTAAGCTGACTCGCTGAACCTTCAATGATTGCTAGTGGATTATTTACTTCATGAGCAATTCCAGCACTCATTTCGCCGAGAGAGGCAAGTTTCGCATTCTTAAAGCTTTTGGCTCTTTCAAGTTCTAGATTAAGCTTCATGTTATATTCTTCGGTAATGTCATTTGAAATGCCAATCAGAAAGTGAGGATCGCCATTGGGATCAAATGTAGGAACCTTAAAAGTTTGCAGTATTCTTTTTCCCTGAGGGGTTTCAATCTCTTCCTTTTCAATCTTTAGAACGGACCGATTTTCAAAAACCTGACGATCTTTTGAGGTAAAAAAATCGGCTTGTTCTTTTGGAAAGAAGTCGTAGTCATTCTTTCCAATTAATTGATCTGCTTTGACACCCAGCAAATTTTCGCCAGCTTTGTTTAACAAGGAAAATGATAAATTGTTCTTAAAATTTTTGACGAAAATCATTGAGTGAATATTTTGAAGAACAGTATGAAAAAAACCAGCTCGTAGCTTTTCTTGTGTTATATCTCTGACAGTGGCCTGAACATAACTTTCTTGACCAACATCCAGGCGACTCAAAAGGACATTGCAATTGATAATTTTTCCAGAAGTGGTTTTATGGTCCCACTCAAACAGGTGACTCCCCTGTTTCATAGCCTGCAAGATCATTTCAGAGGCTTTTTCTGATGATAATCTCCCGTCGGGCTGTTTTTCAGGAGACAAACTCCAGGGCCCTAGATTAATGAAAACACTTTCTTCAGAAACCTCGAAAAGCTTCAGTGCCGCGGGATTGCAGCTTGTAAATTTCCAAGACGGAGGAGCTAGGGTCATGATCGAATCAGCACATTGAGTGAAAAGGGCCCGAAGTCGAGCTCGGTCCTCGATGACTTTTTGCTCATTTCTTCTGTTTTCTTCAATAGCAGCTTTCTCCATGGAAACATCCTGCCCAATTGCAATGACTCCTCTAGTTATTCCATCTCTATCTTTATCGGGTAGGCATTGTCCTCGAATTGTTACAATACCACCTTTTTTATTTGAAAACATAATCTCAAAATCTTTACAAGTCCCCTTGTTTGCTAAGCTTAAGCAAGTATTGATCACATTCGCTTCGGGGTTGTCAAAAAAATCAAATACAGTTTTACCTACACACTGCGCTTGTGTAACTCCAAAAGTTTTTTCAAAGGACGAATTTATAAAAAGAAATCTTAGTTCCCGATCCGTGTAGAAAATAACTCCCGGAAGTGAGTTCAGCAAGCCAAAGACTTCGGCAGTTGCAGAATTTTCAGTATTCATTTCAAAATTTCTATTCATGGAAAAAATGATCCTTTCTCTGTGTCGGCGGTGGAATAAAACTAGCCTCTGAAGTTCAATTGGAATCAATCCTTATATTTTATATTCAAGATTATGCAAAAGTGTAGTTCTTTTTCTCCAGCGAATTCAGCTAAGAACGGTTGTACCATTGGTGGTCCAGCAGCATTCCAGAGGTTTTCTAGAAGTCACAACTGTGGGTGGTGAAGCATAGCCCATACGAAACAAAATCAGGGGAACTTCCGCCAATAGGAGAAGACTTTTCCACTGAGTCTGTAAAAATTTTTCTAAGGCAAGAGGTACTGCTTGTTCAGAAGATCCTGGAAGGGCGTAAAGAGGGGCTCCAACAAAAGACTGCAGTGAAAGTCCCTGTTGGGTTGCAATGTGCCAAGCTCTCTGAAAGGCTCGGCATGCATTGAGTACATTTGGAATTGTCTGGTCGCGGATAGAAAATAGTCCTTCGTGGGCAGCCAGGCGGCATGGCAAGTGAGCAGTCCGTAACGCCATCATATGACCGACTCCCAACTTGTTTAGGATTTTCATCGTCGACCACGATTTAATGAGGGATACAAGCGGGCGCGTTCAGCCTTTTCAATCATAAGTGAAATGCGCCTCCTTTTTTCACGTTCATCAAACCACTTGAGGCTGAGTTCTGATGACAATGAACAGGCGTCATCAAATAAGAAGCAGAAAGCAGCTCTTGAAAATTTATCAAAGGCGTGTGCAAGCTACGTTCAAAAGGAGAAGAAATAAATTACAGAAATTAAAAGCTAGAGTTTCTGATTCTTAACTGACGATCGTACTAGTGTCATCTGAGAACGAATTCTCGGTACCATGAAATTATCGCATTAGGAATATACTGGGAAGCTTCTGGGTCTGAATAAATATAAGCCGCATACTCCGCAAACATTTCGTCTGGGGTCTTCAGGATCGAATAAAGTGAGGGAATACCATTTTTTTTTAACCCCTCTCTTAGAAAATTATAAGCTGTTGCAACCTCAGATTTATTTAAAAGTTCAATTGTTTCCCTCTGTAACTGTTTAGCTGTTTGATGGTCCATTAATTTACTGCAGTTGTCATTTACAAGAGCATCGCATTCATAATCCCATTTTATAAGTTCAAGAAATTTTTTAGAATTTGAAAAAGACTGAGTGTCGTTATCAAAACCATGAGCTAACTCATGTAGAAGAATCCGTCTAATCCAATTGGTCTGCGTGTACTGATCTTGCAGACTAGTTGGAGCATGGATAAGATCGTACGATAAAACAAATCGACCTGGGGCTTTTCCGCGAGTACGAATGCAAGAATTAAACTTATCAAACCCTTCGCCATTAGCACCGCTAAAATAAACTATTCCGTAACCGGGATTCTTTTTACATAGATACTTTGAATCTTTCGCCGACTTATAAAACTCAAATTTATCAAATCCATTTTGATAGATTTGACTCATAAATTTTGGAAATTTTTTAATGAGATCGCGAAGTAATTCTTGAAATACAATTAAATCATTTGTATTAAGTTCAGTTTTAATATCTTGGAAATCATAAATGTTCAAATTGCCATTTTTTAAGCAGATATCGACTTTAAATTTAATTTCTAACTCTAATGTCACATAATGAGACGAACTATTTGAAATACATACTTTTCCCTGTGCGATTGCCAATTTTGTGTCTACAACTAGAATAAATATCAATAACAAAAGATAACTAAAATGCACTATTGTCTCCTTATTAATTCATTTAAATAGTTTTACATGAAAGATGCCAAAGCTATGACCGAACCGAATGGTTTATTAGGCAGTTCGGTAGTACTCAATGAGCCTTTTTGTTAAGTCCGCAAGAAATTGTAAATATCAGTTCTTATTGGCGGCGACTGGGACATTCACCAAAGTATACATACGAGTCGGCTTCAGTGATTACCAAACGCGAAATTTCGCGTTCGAAATTTTCTTGATTAGAAATTTGGATTCGTTTTATTTGAACAGCAGTAGCATTGATACCATAGATGGAGGTCGTATTTCCGCTATTTTTGAAGCCCAATCCTATAACAACAGTTCCAACACCCTGATTAAAAATTCCTTTATCGGATTTGAGATATTTTACTAAAAGCATATCGGCACAATCAGAATCAACAATTGTAACCGAACCGTAGTTGAATAAGTGCTTTAATTTCGAGACAAACCATTGTTTGACCTGCTCTGTACCGTAAATTTTGATATCAAAAGCTTGGGGATCGGAGGTGGTTGCCAGCGCACGAGTGTTAACTGCACCAACTGCAAAAAATATTAAAAATAAAAGCTTCATAAAATACCTCACATAGATTGGTATTGCAAAGCGTGCCAATGCCATTTCGCTACCTAAATTTGTCTGCGATTTAATCAGTTCTTGGAATACAATGAAAATGCTTAGATATTACATGGGATTATGTTGTATATATTTAAAGTTAAGGTGCCAAAAAAGGGAATCAAATATTGGCCTCTCTAACGCCTCTCTAACAAATCATGGGGTTAGGTTACATGCCAAAACCACTTATTGGTGTTAATATTTTTAGAGTTAAGTTTGATGATTCCGGCTTTATCAGACATGAATTTAAAAATGTTCAGCAGTCTAGGATTGAACCAGATTCAAAGCTCGACAACAAATGACTTTTTATTAACCGCGCATGGGAAAGAGATTTTATTTAAGGATCTATGTTGATGAAAAATGAAAACGACAATATAATTGCTTCAAAATTTTGGAAGTGTATTTCTGAACAAAAGTGGGATGCTGCCAAGCAATTATTATCTAACGATTTTGAAGCATATTGGCCCCAATCAAAAGAAAAAATTATAGGCGCTGAGAATTTCAGAGTGGCGCAAGCAATGGGTGGAAATTTGTTGACGATTAAAAAAATTAATTTACCTGAAGATCGAAGTAAAATTTGCGATAAAATTCTTCGATCACTGCCGAAGTGGTTTGGTATTGAGTCCTCTATTGTTGATTATGTAAAAGATGTAGTAACCATGGAAACATGGGCCAGTTATTCAAATGAAGAACTGACTGGTTTTATTTCAATTAACAAACACAACACGGCTACAGCAGAAATTCATGTCATTGGGGTTGCTGAATCTTTTCATAAACAAGGTATTGGTAAACTATTAATTTATGAAGCTGAGAAATATCTGGCCGAACAGAATTTTATATACCTTACAGTTAAAACGCTATCTGAACTTCGTACTGATGAAAATTATGAAAAGACGAGACGCTTTTTCGTGGCGACGGGATTCTTTCCTGTTGAAGTATTTAAAACTTTATGGGGCGAGCATAATCCCTGTTTGTTGATGATTAAAAATATTGATCAGACTAAAATTCCGCAAAAACCATCTTACATATTTCCAGAATATGATTTTGACCAAAATTTAAGAGAGCAACCTAAAGATACGTTAGTATGGGAAGAGTTTATCGCTGGGCTGATTGAAAAGTTAAAGCACGAGTCGGATCAATTGGAAAAAAGAAGATTGCTTGAGTATTTAGGTATCGCTTGTCGAATTACCAGTCGACTGAGTGAATCGGAACGGTATCTGTTGAGCGCCTTAGCTTTGTCTTCAGGCTCTGGTAACTCGTCGAAAGTTATTCAAAATTTAATTAGGCTTGCACATACTTATCAGTGGCAAAGTGAATTTTCAAAAGCAAAGGTTCTATTTGATCAAGCTAGAAGTATTATAAATGAAAATGATATTTCATCGACTCTTGCAGCAGCCTATCATCAGCATTTTGGTAAATACTATTTTGATCAAGGCTTTTTTGGATTAGCCTGTTGTGAGTTTGAGCTTGCTTTTAAAACACGTAAAGAAATCTCAGCTCCACAAGATCAAGTTAAATCAAGTCAATTAGCTTTAGATGAATCTAAAAACAGATGGAATATTCAATTTGATAGAAATATCTCCATTCGGAGAGCAGGAATTTTAGATTCCGAGGCCATTCATAATGCGCATATGACTTCGATAAACGAAATATGCGTAAATGACCACTCTGCTGATGAGATTCGTGTTTGGGGTGGCAGAACGTTTGATCCGGCATTTCGAGTCCCAGCGATTCAAAATCAGTTTTATTTAGTTACTGAGTATGAGAATAAAATTGAAGGTTTTTGCCAGCTGAGGTTAGAAATAAAAGATAATATTAAAACCGCACATCTGTTTGGTTTTTACATTACGCCAAAGATTCTGAAAAGAAAAGTGGGTCATGCACTGATGGAACTGGTTTTTGAATTTTGTCGATCTGAAGACGTAAAGATGATCACACTCAAATCAACAATTACTTCTTTTGATTTCTATAAAAAATATGGCTTTATTAAAACTGGTGAATTAACAGGGCCTATTCGTGATGGCGTGATGATTCGCGGTTATCCCATGGAAATGAAGCTGTAATGAAAGCTACAGGAATTTAAAATGAATAGTCTTACCTCACGAGAGCTTACAATTGCCGATGAAGTAGCTTTTCTAAATGGTTTTGAGGTTCCTTTTATTGGAACAGCTATTTTTTTTAGAATGGATTATTTAAGGCTGAAATATAAATCAGAAAGGTAATTATGAAAATTGTTCTAGCTACTCTTTTTCTTGCAATCGTTAACTCAGCTTGTGCCTCACCATACCCACGGGTTGATAAAGACATTGCCACTTACGATAAGGTCGTTGCAAAAATGAAATCAGATTTTTCATCCCAACCAAGAGATCCAACAAATAAAATCTGGGTTCAAGAAAAAATTGATAATATGATGGAGGTCGACCAATACATGAGAAAATTCTGGGATACTCCTTTCATCAATTCCTATTCTGCCGATGGAAAATCCAGAAAAGGTTGATGAACTTAGAAAATCAGTCGGTCTTGGATCAATGGAAGAATATAAAAAGGTATTTAAAGATATATGTCATTAGAATTAAAAAAAATTGGATTGGGAACTTGGGCGTTTGGTGGTCGTGCTTGTGGACCTGTGGACGATCATGTTTCTGCTATTAAAAAATGGTCATTGCCGCCTTCAGCAATAAAATTGATTGATAATTTACGAGAAAAATACTTACATATTTTATTAGCATGAAAGAAGAACTGTTATGATTTGTCATTTTATTTTATACGTTTCGGATCAAGCTAGAAGTACTGATTTCTATACCCATGCTTTACAGCAACAGCCAGTTTTAAATGTTCCTGGGATGACTGAATTTAAATTGGCTGACAACTGTATTTTTGGATTGATGCCATCAAATGGAATTAAAAAGTTACTTGGCGATTCTATAATTCATCCAGAAGAAGCTGCTGGAATTCCCAGAGCAGAATTATACTTAAGGGTTTCTGATCCAGAAAATGCTTTTAATTTTGCTATTGAGGCAGGAGGAAAAATACTTTCTCTTGTTCAAGAAAGAAACTGGGGTGCAAAAGCTGGATACTTTGCTGATCCCGATGGGCATGTTATTGCTTTTTCAAATTAACGTATTTCTTTAAACCCATTATTTAAGGGATTTGAATGCCGAAAATAAGGATTGTAGTGAAACAACTTTGAAAAAACTGAACTTGACTGTTACAACAAGATTTCAAGTTTCGATTCAGTTTAACGCGCTACCGATATGGGAATTAGTTTTTGATGCAT
It encodes:
- a CDS encoding GNAT family N-acetyltransferase — protein: MKNENDNIIASKFWKCISEQKWDAAKQLLSNDFEAYWPQSKEKIIGAENFRVAQAMGGNLLTIKKINLPEDRSKICDKILRSLPKWFGIESSIVDYVKDVVTMETWASYSNEELTGFISINKHNTATAEIHVIGVAESFHKQGIGKLLIYEAEKYLAEQNFIYLTVKTLSELRTDENYEKTRRFFVATGFFPVEVFKTLWGEHNPCLLMIKNIDQTKIPQKPSYIFPEYDFDQNLREQPKDTLVWEEFIAGLIEKLKHESDQLEKRRLLEYLGIACRITSRLSESERYLLSALALSSGSGNSSKVIQNLIRLAHTYQWQSEFSKAKVLFDQARSIINENDISSTLAAAYHQHFGKYYFDQGFFGLACCEFELAFKTRKEISAPQDQVKSSQLALDESKNRWNIQFDRNISIRRAGILDSEAIHNAHMTSINEICVNDHSADEIRVWGGRTFDPAFRVPAIQNQFYLVTEYENKIEGFCQLRLEIKDNIKTAHLFGFYITPKILKRKVGHALMELVFEFCRSEDVKMITLKSTITSFDFYKKYGFIKTGELTGPIRDGVMIRGYPMEMKL
- a CDS encoding response regulator translates to MLFNIIYLDDEPDLCEIFSDEFSAKDIAIITYTSADTAIKAANQNHPDLIFIDYRLPLTNGDEVALAMPPHIPKYLVTGEQNVETKYKFSGIFGKPLDRKKISEVIRNLASAGRATSDKK
- a CDS encoding VOC family protein, which gives rise to MICHFILYVSDQARSTDFYTHALQQQPVLNVPGMTEFKLADNCIFGLMPSNGIKKLLGDSIIHPEEAAGIPRAELYLRVSDPENAFNFAIEAGGKILSLVQERNWGAKAGYFADPDGHVIAFSN
- a CDS encoding PAS domain-containing protein, with product MNRNFEMNTENSATAEVFGLLNSLPGVIFYTDRELRFLFINSSFEKTFGVTQAQCVGKTVFDFFDNPEANVINTCLSLANKGTCKDFEIMFSNKKGGIVTIRGQCLPDKDRDGITRGVIAIGQDVSMEKAAIEENRRNEQKVIEDRARLRALFTQCADSIMTLAPPSWKFTSCNPAALKLFEVSEESVFINLGPWSLSPEKQPDGRLSSEKASEMILQAMKQGSHLFEWDHKTTSGKIINCNVLLSRLDVGQESYVQATVRDITQEKLRAGFFHTVLQNIHSMIFVKNFKNNLSFSLLNKAGENLLGVKADQLIGKNDYDFFPKEQADFFTSKDRQVFENRSVLKIEKEEIETPQGKRILQTFKVPTFDPNGDPHFLIGISNDITEEYNMKLNLELERAKSFKNAKLASLGEMSAGIAHEVNNPLAIIEGSASQLTKFLDNPEKLKSKIESIRKACNRISRIVNGLRKFSRSGDKSDFSPISLCAIAKETLILTDNKSKRHNTPVTLSFNSEAFIYCNEIEIEQVLLNLINNSIDAVKTASERWVRIKIDETQDCVILQVSDSGSGIPSEVRDRLFEPFFTTKKVGEGTGLGLSISKGILDEHKATIRILTDCPNTCFEIKFVKYERLTNAV